In Microtus pennsylvanicus isolate mMicPen1 chromosome 17, mMicPen1.hap1, whole genome shotgun sequence, one genomic interval encodes:
- the Gin1 gene encoding gypsy retrotransposon integrase-like protein 1, translating into MVRSGKNGDLHLKQIAYYKRTGEYHPTTLSSERSGIRRAAKKFVFKDKKLFYVGKDRKQNRLVVVSDEEKKKVLRECHENGTGVHHGISRTLTLVESSYYWTSVTNDVKQWVYACQHCQVAKNTVLVGPQQHLLTVGNPWSVVTVDLVGPFHTSDRSHVYAIIVTDLFTKWIMILPLCDVSASEISKAIINIFFLYGPPQKIIMDQRDEFIDQINTELYRLFGTKQIVISHASGSVHPSESTPSTVKAFLSKYCAEHPNTWDEHLPVLSFAFNVTRSEPTKNTPFFQMFNRNPCVLEECPHEAGGENTSVFARIVAAVREADAVLENKTPSAGQMEKNNLDELNKTKRVKKKPKQLNPFHLKVGHEVLRQRKNWWKDGRFQSEWVGPCVIDYITEGGCAVLRDNTGTRLKRPIKMSHLRPYVRESAEQDSLYLLQGSVVADHDYVGLPEIPVGPYQANILVEDATIGVADNELLASSKDHELLEYRNSKISALVEDNSSLDKQTFSLLDSSTQVLEYLS; encoded by the exons ATGGTCCGTAGTGGGAAAAACGGTGACCTTCATCTTAAGCAGATTGCCTATTATAAGCGCACAGGTGAATACCATCCAACTACACTGTCAAGTGAGAGAAGTGGTATAAGACGAGCAGCAAAGAAATTTGTCTTCAAAG ACAAAAAGCTGTTTTATGttggaaaagacagaaaacaaaatcgTCTGGTAGTTGTTTCAGacgaggaaaaaaagaaagtcctaAGAGAATGCCATGAAAATGGCACTGGTGTTCATCATGGAATATCCAGAACTCTAACTCTGGTGGAGTCGAGTTACTACTGGACTTCTGTGACCAATGACGTCAAACAGTGG GTATATGCTTGTCAGCATTGCCAAGTAGCAAAAAATACCGTTCTGGTGGGACCTCAGCAGCACCTTCTCACGGTGGGAAACCCATGGAGTGTAGTTACTGTTGATCTGGTGGGACCTTTTCATACAAGTGACAGAAGTCATGTGTATGCTATAATCGTGACTGATTTGTTCACAAAATGGATTATGATTTTGCCTTTATGTGATGTTTCAGCGTCCGAAATTTCTAAagctattattaatatatttttcttatatggACCTCCTCAGAAAATAATAATGGACCAAAGAGATGAATTCATTGACCAG ATCAATACAGAACTGTATAGATTGTTCGGTACAAAACAGATTGTAATTTCTCATGCTTCTGGAAGTGTCCATCCATCTGAGAGTACACCGAGCACAGTCAAAGCCTTTCTCTCCAAATACTGTGCCGAGCACCCCAACACCTGGGATGAACACCTGCCAGTGCTTTcctttgccttcaatgtgacgcGCTCAGAGCCTACTAAGAACACACCGTTTTTCCAAATGTTTAACCGGAACCCATGTGTGCTGGAGGAGTGTCCTCATGAAGCGGGTGGTGAAAATACAAGCGTGTTTGCCAGAATCGTAGCTGCAGTTAGAGAGGCTGATGCAGTACTGGAGAACAAGACACCATCGGCTGGCCAG ATGGAGAAAAACAATTTGGATGAACTAAACAAAACCAAGCGtgttaaaaagaaaccaaagcagTTAAATCCTTTTCACTTAAAAGTGGGTCATGAAGTTTTAAGACAAAGGAAGAACTGGTGGAAGGATGGCCGTTTCCAGTCTGAATGGGTTGGTCCTTGTGTCATAGACTATATTACAGAAGGTGGATGTGCTGTCCTGAGAGATAACACTGGGACCAGGCTTAAAAGGCCTATCAAAATGTCCCACCTTAGACCTTATGTGAGAGAGTCCGCTGAGCAAG ACAGTCTTTATCTCTTACAAGGTTCAGTAGTAGCAGATCACGACTACGTTGGATTACCTGAAATCCCAGTTGGACCATACCAGGCAAATATTTTGGTAGAAGATGCAACTATTGGTGTAGCTGATAATGAGTTATTGGCATCAAGCAAGGATCATGAACTCTTGGAATACAGAAATTCCAAAATCTCTGCATTGGTAGAGGATAACAGTTCTCTTGATAAACAGACTTTCAGTTTGCTGGATTCTTCGACCCAAGTTCTTGAGTACTTAAGTTAG